A portion of the Pedobacter cryoconitis genome contains these proteins:
- a CDS encoding SusC/RagA family TonB-linked outer membrane protein yields the protein MNIYILNNSFRYVRFGLLLIGLFLSTMVLAQTSPIKGKVADESGAGLPGATIRIKGKTGATASDANGNFAIQAVSNDVLIVNLIGFTAQEVPINGRPQLSIQLKPSVKELGEVVVVGYGTQLKKDLTGSVSIVNTKELKKTSASDIGQLLQGRTAGIAVTNDGQPGASPTIRIRGLASFNNQQPLYVVDGIMLSNTPRDFSPNDIESMQVLKDGTAAAIYGAAAANGVIIITTRQGKKNSPLSIEYNTYFGADKIWQKIPVVDRAGYQLLNNESQLNGGQTMAPANDPASPKYIGNIDTDWQKEGLKTGYRMNHNLNFSGGGENSTFNVSLDYFKQGGTFVGNGPDYNRYTGRINTTQSKGIFKFGQSLSYTHSKENSLTFRGDVLTGGRPPLINDLVIAIPTQLVYDPTMPNGYGGTQSDRERAISLNVPAVNSMFTNFTEVDRIFGVAWAEAQLLNLNGHSLKYKVNAGYDKTIARDFAFQPTFDLGFFFKQTVNRLDDNSRTYTNALVDNTLTYDKKFDKHTFNAVLGVSYNKNTALVRSGHAEQLDPNYLVLGNGSNKTVDGSLTPYAFFGLFGRLNYNYDDKYLLTANFRRDGSSRFGYGYKYGNFPGISAGWRISKEAFIHLPKWITELKLRGGYGQLGNANIGDFRYLALLNPNIVYNFNGTKVTGGAQTNVIDPNIHWETKTTSNIGIDATFFDGAIDLTAEYYNNKATDALIGEPIPASVGSNDTAPLTNAASIRNTGIEINIGYHNNKGAFTYNVSGNLSTVKNTLLALSSGETSRIVGGFVNTVGHEIGRHYGRVVEGVFQNADEIKNHAFQNAFTAPGDLKFKDISGPDGKPDGVINDLDRADLGSSLPKVYYGLNFTAGYKGFDFTLFLSGAAGNLINGSLYRTLMHTTDYLNYHEDALNRWTPANPNNEYPRLAANDPNQNGIESDRKNWLQKGDYLRINTISLGYTIPKLKVKWLQSIRVYATAQNVYTFQYYKGYNPDFAQTRPFEPGYDPGSFPTPRTLMMGLQARF from the coding sequence ATGAATATTTATATACTTAATAATAGTTTTCGCTATGTCCGGTTTGGGCTACTGCTGATCGGGCTGTTTTTGTCGACAATGGTACTGGCACAAACCTCACCAATTAAAGGAAAAGTAGCTGATGAAAGTGGTGCAGGCTTACCGGGTGCTACCATCAGAATTAAAGGAAAGACTGGTGCAACAGCTTCAGATGCCAATGGTAATTTTGCCATACAGGCAGTTTCAAATGACGTGCTGATTGTTAACCTTATCGGTTTTACTGCACAGGAGGTGCCCATAAACGGGCGTCCCCAGCTATCCATTCAATTGAAGCCAAGCGTAAAAGAATTAGGCGAAGTGGTGGTAGTGGGCTATGGGACCCAACTAAAAAAAGATTTGACAGGTTCCGTTTCTATTGTCAATACTAAAGAGCTGAAAAAGACCTCTGCAAGTGATATAGGACAATTATTACAAGGAAGAACTGCAGGAATTGCAGTGACAAACGATGGACAACCAGGCGCTTCACCTACTATTCGTATCAGAGGACTGGCCTCCTTTAATAACCAGCAGCCACTTTATGTAGTAGATGGAATTATGCTATCTAATACCCCGCGTGATTTTAGTCCGAATGATATTGAATCCATGCAAGTTTTAAAAGATGGAACTGCAGCAGCAATTTATGGTGCAGCAGCAGCGAACGGGGTAATTATTATTACGACCAGGCAAGGAAAGAAAAACAGCCCGCTGAGTATTGAATACAACACCTATTTTGGAGCAGATAAAATCTGGCAGAAAATACCCGTAGTTGACCGTGCCGGGTATCAGTTATTGAATAACGAATCTCAATTAAATGGGGGACAGACCATGGCACCCGCAAACGATCCGGCCAGTCCAAAATATATAGGAAATATTGACACCGACTGGCAAAAAGAAGGATTGAAGACAGGGTACCGGATGAACCATAACCTGAATTTCTCTGGCGGTGGTGAAAACTCCACATTCAATGTATCTCTGGATTATTTTAAACAAGGAGGTACTTTTGTGGGGAATGGACCGGATTATAACCGTTATACCGGACGGATCAATACCACCCAGTCCAAAGGGATTTTCAAATTCGGGCAATCACTAAGCTACACACATTCCAAAGAAAACTCATTGACTTTTCGCGGAGACGTACTTACAGGCGGCAGACCTCCGCTGATCAACGATCTGGTCATTGCCATCCCAACACAATTAGTTTATGATCCAACAATGCCTAATGGTTATGGAGGTACACAATCTGACAGGGAAAGAGCGATTTCTTTAAATGTACCAGCTGTGAATTCGATGTTCACAAACTTTACAGAAGTTGACCGGATTTTTGGTGTGGCCTGGGCAGAAGCGCAGTTATTGAATCTAAACGGTCACAGCCTGAAATACAAAGTCAATGCGGGTTATGATAAAACTATAGCACGTGATTTTGCATTTCAGCCAACATTTGATCTTGGATTTTTCTTCAAACAAACCGTAAACCGTCTGGACGATAATTCAAGAACATATACAAATGCCCTGGTTGATAATACACTTACTTATGATAAGAAATTTGATAAACATACTTTTAATGCAGTTCTGGGGGTGAGTTACAATAAAAATACAGCTCTGGTCAGGTCCGGACATGCGGAACAACTAGATCCCAACTACCTCGTTTTAGGGAACGGATCAAATAAAACGGTAGATGGAAGTCTTACTCCTTATGCTTTTTTTGGACTCTTTGGAAGGCTAAACTATAATTATGATGACAAATATTTACTGACAGCAAACTTCAGACGTGATGGTTCATCCAGATTTGGTTATGGGTATAAATATGGAAATTTCCCTGGTATCTCAGCAGGCTGGAGAATCAGTAAAGAAGCATTTATCCACCTGCCAAAGTGGATTACAGAATTGAAGTTAAGGGGCGGGTATGGACAGCTGGGAAATGCTAATATTGGTGATTTCAGATATTTGGCATTGCTTAATCCTAACATTGTCTATAACTTCAATGGAACCAAAGTGACCGGTGGAGCACAAACAAATGTGATTGATCCAAATATCCATTGGGAAACAAAAACGACATCAAATATTGGAATTGATGCCACTTTTTTTGATGGAGCAATTGATCTGACTGCTGAATATTATAATAATAAAGCTACGGATGCGCTGATTGGTGAGCCCATTCCGGCGTCCGTGGGTTCTAATGATACTGCCCCGTTAACCAATGCAGCGAGTATCAGGAATACGGGTATTGAAATTAATATTGGCTATCATAACAATAAAGGGGCTTTCACTTATAATGTTTCAGGTAATCTGAGTACAGTGAAAAATACTTTGCTGGCATTAAGCAGCGGAGAAACATCCAGAATTGTGGGTGGATTTGTCAACACTGTCGGGCATGAAATTGGCCGCCATTATGGGCGTGTAGTTGAAGGCGTTTTCCAAAACGCAGATGAGATTAAAAATCATGCATTTCAAAATGCCTTTACTGCTCCGGGTGATTTGAAATTTAAAGATATCAGTGGCCCTGATGGTAAACCTGATGGGGTAATCAATGACCTTGACCGTGCAGATCTGGGCAGCTCTTTACCGAAAGTATATTATGGGTTGAATTTTACTGCCGGCTATAAAGGTTTTGATTTTACTTTATTCCTGTCTGGTGCTGCGGGCAACCTGATCAATGGATCTTTGTATCGTACACTGATGCATACCACTGACTATCTCAATTATCATGAGGATGCTTTAAACCGATGGACACCAGCAAATCCAAATAATGAATATCCAAGACTGGCGGCAAATGATCCGAATCAGAACGGAATAGAGTCTGACCGGAAAAACTGGCTGCAAAAAGGGGATTATTTGAGGATCAATACGATTTCTCTTGGCTACACGATTCCCAAGCTTAAAGTGAAATGGTTACAATCTATCAGAGTTTATGCAACTGCGCAAAACGTATACACCTTTCAGTATTATAAAGGATACAATCCTGATTTTGCACAGACCCGTCCGTTTGAGCCCGGTTATGATCCAGGATCTTTTCCAACGCCAAGAACACTGATGATGGGTTTACAAGCCAGATTTTAG
- a CDS encoding RagB/SusD family nutrient uptake outer membrane protein: MKKILCYILLGLLSTGCKKQLDLQNPNAKTIDLYWKTADDAQTGVNAIYNSLIQDGTYMRMFPALTDVRGDDFAGDSPWGDLVQVGNFSIPSNSGPVQWIWAAHYQLIWRANQVIINVPAIAMDEDLKKRIIGQAHFLRGLALFNLANTYRDIPVPLELPVDKSKYRTPTATDEVLWAQIFADFKAAKEALPVTYAGLNGPDAGQTGRATKGAATGMLGKAYLYKKKWVEAAAEFNELINGAQKGKYALMANYRDNFKEVNENNVESLFEVQFGQPDAVGGTVMNYGGEPNANWKQVSSVGRTYAMDGYGYSDFLPTRWMYNEFKIEKTKDGKSDPRLLATIASYEPADNSITVYGNKWPFALTAIYPRKYTHDGLNWPGNDDQENSGINNRILRYADILLMYAEALNETGNTADAYTYIQQVRNRANLSDLSTTSPGMNQVQMRTQLAHERALEFSIECIRINDIIRWGWLYDPAKLAELKAHDADFNTWTPGKEYLPIPLSELNVNPNLKRNPAN, encoded by the coding sequence ATGAAAAAAATATTATGCTATATACTTTTAGGCCTGTTAAGCACAGGTTGTAAAAAACAGCTCGACCTGCAAAACCCCAATGCCAAGACCATAGATCTTTACTGGAAAACGGCAGATGATGCACAAACGGGTGTAAATGCGATCTACAATAGTCTGATCCAGGATGGTACTTATATGCGGATGTTTCCAGCCCTTACAGATGTAAGGGGGGATGATTTTGCAGGAGACAGTCCCTGGGGTGATCTGGTACAGGTTGGAAACTTTAGTATCCCTTCCAATTCCGGACCTGTTCAGTGGATCTGGGCAGCACATTACCAATTGATCTGGCGTGCAAACCAGGTAATTATCAATGTACCTGCAATTGCTATGGATGAAGATTTGAAAAAGCGGATTATCGGGCAGGCACATTTTTTACGGGGTCTGGCTTTATTCAATCTGGCGAATACCTACAGAGATATTCCTGTTCCATTAGAATTGCCGGTTGATAAATCAAAATACCGTACACCTACCGCAACAGATGAAGTTTTATGGGCACAGATCTTTGCTGATTTCAAAGCTGCTAAAGAGGCACTTCCTGTTACTTATGCTGGCCTAAACGGGCCCGATGCAGGGCAAACAGGGCGTGCTACTAAAGGAGCGGCTACAGGAATGCTCGGTAAAGCGTATTTGTATAAAAAGAAATGGGTTGAAGCTGCTGCTGAATTTAATGAGCTGATCAATGGAGCCCAAAAGGGAAAATACGCTTTGATGGCTAATTACAGGGATAACTTCAAAGAAGTGAATGAAAACAATGTGGAATCATTGTTTGAAGTACAATTTGGTCAGCCAGATGCCGTAGGTGGTACGGTGATGAACTATGGAGGTGAACCCAATGCCAACTGGAAACAGGTGAGCTCTGTAGGAAGAACTTACGCCATGGATGGTTATGGCTATTCAGATTTCCTGCCAACCAGATGGATGTATAATGAATTCAAAATAGAAAAAACTAAAGATGGTAAAAGTGATCCAAGGTTGCTGGCCACGATTGCTTCTTATGAACCTGCTGATAATTCCATTACAGTTTATGGAAACAAATGGCCTTTTGCTTTAACCGCAATCTATCCGAGAAAATATACGCATGATGGCTTAAACTGGCCAGGGAATGACGACCAGGAAAACTCAGGAATTAATAACAGGATACTCAGATATGCAGACATATTGCTCATGTATGCGGAGGCTTTAAATGAGACGGGAAATACCGCAGATGCTTATACTTATATCCAGCAGGTAAGAAACAGAGCAAATCTGTCAGATCTGAGTACCACCAGCCCCGGCATGAATCAAGTGCAGATGAGAACGCAGCTGGCACATGAACGTGCGCTGGAATTTTCGATTGAATGTATCAGGATCAATGACATTATCAGATGGGGATGGCTATATGATCCCGCTAAACTGGCAGAGTTGAAAGCGCACGATGCAGATTTTAATACCTGGACTCCAGGCAAAGAATATTTACCAATTCCACTTTCAGAATTAAATGTTAATCCTAATTTGAAACGTAATCCCGCAAACTAA
- a CDS encoding alpha-N-arabinofuranosidase: MMFKKNIIKTLGISLLMLGNSHLLTAQQTTVTLSADKPSGQISKHIYGHFAEHLGRCIYDGFYVGENSSIPNTEGVRNDIIAALKNLNIPNLRWPGGCFADRYHWKDGVGPKGQRPSIVNTMWGGVTEDNSFGTHDFLNMCKLLGTEPYLAGNTGSGTVQELSDWVQYVNFEGKSPMSDLRVKNGQQKPWNVKFWGVGNEAWGCGGNMTPEYYVGEYRRYATFMEGKNLFKIASGANVDDYHWTETLMKGIPLHMMDGIALHHYSFPSWDKKGPAVGFTEQEYFETMKTALRMDELITKHAAIMDKYDPKKKIALVVDEWGGWFDVETGTNPGFLYQQNTMRDAMIAGTTLNIFNNHNDRVKIANLAQCVNVLQAVILTNKEKMLLSPTYHVMEMYKVHQDATLLPVVVKSDDYVVGNEKLPAVSVSASKDAKGLTHISAVNIDRNKSESIEIILSGAQYKTVRGRILTSAKADDHNTFEKPDFVKPAEFKGANLKAGKLTVKVPPFSIVVLELE; this comes from the coding sequence ATGATGTTCAAAAAAAATATAATCAAAACACTAGGTATATCCCTGCTTATGCTGGGCAATAGCCACTTGCTGACCGCACAACAAACTACGGTAACTTTAAGCGCAGATAAACCCTCAGGACAGATTAGTAAACATATTTACGGGCACTTTGCAGAACATCTGGGCCGCTGTATTTACGATGGATTTTATGTTGGAGAAAACTCTAGTATACCCAATACTGAAGGCGTAAGAAATGATATTATTGCAGCCTTAAAGAACCTGAATATTCCAAACTTAAGATGGCCGGGCGGTTGTTTTGCAGACCGGTACCATTGGAAAGATGGCGTAGGGCCGAAAGGTCAGCGGCCTTCAATTGTAAATACCATGTGGGGTGGGGTGACCGAAGACAATAGTTTTGGTACCCATGACTTCCTGAATATGTGTAAACTACTGGGTACAGAACCTTACCTTGCCGGAAATACCGGTAGTGGCACAGTACAAGAGCTTTCAGATTGGGTACAGTATGTTAATTTTGAAGGTAAAAGTCCAATGTCCGATCTTAGGGTGAAAAACGGTCAGCAAAAACCATGGAATGTGAAATTCTGGGGCGTAGGAAATGAAGCATGGGGATGCGGAGGAAATATGACCCCAGAATATTATGTTGGTGAATACCGCAGATATGCTACATTTATGGAGGGTAAAAACCTTTTTAAAATTGCATCCGGAGCTAACGTAGACGACTACCACTGGACAGAAACCTTAATGAAAGGTATTCCGCTGCACATGATGGATGGTATTGCTTTACACCATTACTCTTTTCCAAGCTGGGATAAAAAAGGTCCTGCTGTTGGTTTTACTGAACAGGAATATTTCGAAACAATGAAAACAGCATTGCGTATGGACGAACTTATTACCAAACATGCTGCCATTATGGATAAGTATGATCCGAAGAAAAAAATAGCTTTGGTAGTAGATGAATGGGGTGGATGGTTTGATGTAGAAACTGGCACAAATCCCGGATTTTTATATCAGCAGAATACGATGCGTGATGCGATGATTGCAGGAACCACCCTTAATATTTTTAACAATCATAATGACCGGGTTAAGATTGCGAATCTTGCACAATGCGTCAATGTACTTCAGGCTGTTATTTTGACTAATAAGGAAAAAATGCTCCTTTCTCCAACTTATCACGTGATGGAAATGTATAAAGTTCATCAGGATGCGACCTTACTTCCTGTAGTAGTGAAAAGCGATGATTATGTGGTAGGCAATGAAAAATTACCAGCTGTATCGGTATCTGCTTCTAAAGATGCGAAAGGCTTGACACATATCTCGGCAGTTAATATCGACAGGAATAAGAGTGAATCCATAGAGATTATTTTGAGTGGTGCACAGTATAAAACTGTCCGCGGCAGAATTTTAACTTCGGCCAAAGCAGATGACCATAATACTTTTGAAAAACCAGATTTTGTAAAACCGGCTGAATTTAAAGGTGCAAATCTGAAAGCAGGTAAATTAACAGTAAAAGTTCCACCATTCTCTATTGTCGTACTGGAATTAGAATAA
- a CDS encoding alpha-L-arabinofuranosidase C-terminal domain-containing protein, which produces MLKKCFFTAIATFSLLNVMAQKNITIAVNPDKITAKIQPEMWGVFFEDINMGADGGIYAELIKNRSFEFYKPLMGWTIQGSKIQEGDLQVLNKGEKDANNPRYLRVISRGTNKADLNITNEGFKGIGVKKGLSYDFSVFYRESSPAVKLHAELIDSTGKVLGSAVLIPEKSDGQWKKQSVTFTANQTVNKAKFNLWFEGAGQIDLDQISLFPGDTWKNRKGGLRGDMVQILADMKPGFIRFPGGCIVEGHDLSTRYQWKKTIGPVENRKLIVNRWNSEFAHRPAPDYYQTFGLGFYEYFQLSEDIGAEPLPILNCGMSCQFNTAELVPLDELDPYIQDALDLIEFANGDVNTPWGKVRAEMGHPAPFHLKMLGIGNENWGPQYLERLDLFTKAVKSKYPEIKLINSSGTDPDGARFDLLNTSLRKMKADIIDEHYYRSPQWFLANAKRYDNYDRNGSKVFAGEYAAQSDGIAKPTNKNNWECAIAEAAFMTGLERNAAVVHMASYAPLFAHADGWQWTPDMIWVDNLAIYGTPNYYVQKLYSLNKGTDVIDILSDQKVIAGEDGIYASAVLDQKTNEVVIKVINASSSAKSRNIVINGSKKTASGGKLIQLQNENLSAVNTFANAVNVSPKEKEITIKNNQTLLELRPYSFSVLRVPLK; this is translated from the coding sequence ATGCTAAAAAAATGCTTTTTTACCGCAATTGCCACGTTCAGCTTACTGAATGTGATGGCACAGAAAAATATAACGATTGCTGTTAACCCAGATAAGATCACTGCTAAAATACAGCCCGAAATGTGGGGCGTTTTTTTTGAAGATATCAATATGGGCGCAGACGGAGGTATTTATGCAGAGTTGATTAAAAACCGTTCTTTTGAATTTTATAAGCCTTTAATGGGCTGGACTATTCAGGGAAGTAAAATTCAGGAAGGTGACCTGCAGGTATTGAATAAAGGCGAAAAAGATGCTAATAATCCACGTTACCTCAGGGTTATTTCCAGAGGAACAAATAAAGCTGATTTAAATATTACGAATGAAGGATTCAAAGGAATAGGCGTTAAAAAAGGGCTTTCTTATGATTTTTCCGTGTTTTACAGAGAATCTTCTCCAGCAGTAAAACTACATGCTGAACTGATTGACAGTACCGGGAAAGTATTAGGGAGTGCTGTTCTTATTCCAGAAAAAAGTGATGGCCAATGGAAAAAACAATCCGTAACCTTTACTGCAAACCAGACCGTTAATAAAGCAAAATTCAACCTTTGGTTTGAAGGGGCTGGCCAGATAGACCTGGATCAGATCTCTTTATTTCCGGGTGATACCTGGAAGAACAGAAAAGGTGGCCTGCGTGGAGATATGGTACAGATCCTGGCAGATATGAAGCCTGGCTTTATCCGTTTTCCAGGCGGATGCATAGTAGAAGGGCATGACCTGTCTACCCGCTATCAGTGGAAAAAAACGATAGGCCCTGTCGAAAACAGGAAGCTAATTGTCAACCGCTGGAATTCAGAATTTGCACATCGGCCTGCGCCTGATTATTACCAGACCTTCGGACTTGGATTTTATGAATATTTCCAGCTTTCTGAAGATATTGGTGCAGAACCGCTGCCTATTCTGAACTGTGGGATGTCGTGTCAGTTTAATACAGCCGAACTGGTGCCATTAGATGAACTTGACCCTTATATTCAGGATGCATTAGACCTGATTGAATTTGCTAACGGAGATGTGAATACTCCATGGGGCAAAGTCAGAGCAGAAATGGGGCATCCAGCACCTTTTCATTTAAAAATGCTCGGCATTGGTAATGAAAATTGGGGCCCACAGTATTTAGAGCGCTTAGACTTGTTCACTAAAGCCGTTAAAAGTAAATATCCGGAGATTAAGCTGATCAATAGTTCCGGAACTGATCCTGATGGAGCACGTTTCGATCTGCTCAATACTTCTTTAAGAAAAATGAAAGCAGACATCATTGATGAGCATTATTACCGCTCACCTCAATGGTTTTTAGCAAATGCAAAGCGGTATGACAATTACGATAGAAACGGATCGAAGGTATTTGCAGGTGAATATGCTGCGCAAAGCGATGGAATTGCTAAACCAACCAACAAAAACAATTGGGAATGTGCGATTGCTGAAGCCGCATTTATGACCGGTTTGGAAAGAAACGCAGCAGTGGTACACATGGCTTCTTATGCGCCTTTATTTGCACATGCCGATGGCTGGCAATGGACGCCTGATATGATTTGGGTAGACAATTTAGCTATATATGGTACCCCAAATTACTATGTACAGAAGTTATATTCCTTAAACAAGGGAACGGATGTCATCGATATTCTGAGTGATCAGAAAGTAATAGCAGGTGAGGATGGGATTTATGCTTCTGCCGTATTGGATCAAAAAACAAATGAGGTAGTTATTAAGGTAATTAATGCTTCTTCATCGGCAAAATCGAGAAATATTGTAATCAATGGAAGTAAAAAAACGGCTTCCGGCGGGAAACTTATCCAGTTGCAGAATGAAAACCTAAGCGCTGTAAATACTTTCGCCAATGCTGTAAATGTGAGCCCAAAAGAAAAAGAAATAACGATTAAGAATAATCAGACCTTGTTAGAGTTGCGACCTTACTCGTTTAGTGTTTTAAGGGTTCCTTTGAAATAA
- a CDS encoding arabinan endo-1,5-alpha-L-arabinosidase: MKKYLILILFLFGVFRLSAQEYQTAISVHDPVMIRQHNRYYLFSTGWGINVWSSADRKSWKKEQPVFSKAPEWAVKAIPEFKGHIWAPDIYFHEGKYYLYYSVSAFGKNTSAIGVATNATLDPDSPDFNWTDHGKVIQSFPGKTNWNAIDPNVISDEKGMPWMVFGSFWDGIKLAQLSKDLLHISAQADDIPTIASRKKVPGAPNPPAVAGNPVDAGGNAIEAPFLFKKSGYYYLFASIDYCCKGEKSTYKMIVGRSRSIKGPYLDQNGIAMTKGGGTLVLEGDAGWYGVGHNAVCSFDGIDYLIFHGYDAKDRGVPKLRIEKLNWLNEWPLVVEK, from the coding sequence ATGAAAAAGTATTTGATTTTAATCTTGTTTCTTTTCGGGGTATTCCGCTTAAGTGCTCAGGAATATCAAACAGCTATATCCGTCCACGATCCTGTAATGATCAGGCAGCATAACCGGTATTACCTGTTCAGTACTGGCTGGGGCATTAATGTCTGGAGTTCAGCTGATAGGAAAAGCTGGAAAAAAGAACAGCCTGTTTTTAGTAAAGCACCTGAATGGGCAGTTAAAGCTATACCGGAATTTAAAGGCCATATCTGGGCACCAGATATCTATTTTCACGAAGGAAAATATTATCTGTATTACTCCGTATCTGCTTTTGGTAAAAACACTTCGGCTATAGGAGTAGCAACTAATGCAACACTTGACCCGGATTCTCCTGATTTTAATTGGACAGACCATGGGAAAGTAATTCAGTCTTTTCCAGGGAAAACAAATTGGAATGCAATTGACCCTAATGTAATCAGTGATGAAAAGGGTATGCCATGGATGGTCTTTGGCTCATTTTGGGACGGGATTAAACTAGCTCAGCTCAGTAAAGACCTGCTGCATATTTCAGCGCAGGCTGATGACATACCTACTATTGCCAGCAGAAAAAAGGTTCCTGGAGCACCGAATCCTCCTGCTGTAGCTGGAAACCCTGTTGATGCTGGCGGCAATGCTATTGAGGCACCTTTCCTTTTCAAAAAAAGCGGGTATTATTATTTATTTGCTTCCATAGACTATTGCTGCAAAGGTGAAAAAAGTACTTATAAAATGATTGTTGGACGTTCCAGGTCAATTAAAGGTCCTTATCTGGATCAGAATGGTATCGCAATGACTAAAGGAGGAGGGACATTGGTACTGGAAGGTGACGCTGGCTGGTATGGGGTCGGTCATAACGCAGTCTGCTCTTTTGATGGGATAGATTATCTCATCTTTCATGGCTATGATGCGAAAGATAGAGGAGTGCCAAAACTCAGAATTGAAAAATTAAACTGGCTGAACGAATGGCCGCTTGTAGTTGAAAAATGA